In Silene latifolia isolate original U9 population chromosome X, ASM4854445v1, whole genome shotgun sequence, the following proteins share a genomic window:
- the LOC141618348 gene encoding uncharacterized protein LOC141618348, whose translation MWNKVRNNICSGWSICTNNSVAIGGRIWLLWNPGSFIVDILDVSPQSIHSRITMRGNQQVFFFTLVYGYNKAAERVNLWNSLKGYCSAVQGSWLVGGDFNNVLQPNERLGGAPVSLADIKPFQDCLHQCDLQDLKAIGSYYTWNNKQQGKPSARKHSFKYFNMWALDANFKQVVSTGWNRIVQGNFMFQHVKKLKGLKYDLKALNKGDLGDIENKVKVAKLALSQIQMALIHNPMDHILLDTQRKVADELIVLQKAWHMFLDQKAKLDWINMGDDNTHYFHAHIKTRRAKNKVLQIHDQQGNLCTSSSIFRAFIHYYENLLGSSTPVDPVCDYIVSDGPILNMAHHEILLASVTPTEIRNAMFDIGGNKAPGPDGFSSQFYKDTWDITGDNVISLCPRILFKW comes from the exons ATGTGGAATAAAGTTAGGAACAATATTTGTAGTGGATGGTCTATTTGCACTAATAACTCAGTTGCTATAGGAGGTCGTATATGGTTGCTTTGGAATCCTGGGTCTTTTATTGTGGACATTCTAGATGTTAGTCCTCAATCTATTCATTCTAGAATCACTATGAGGGGGAATCAACAGGTGTTCTTTTTTACTCTGGTCTATGGGTATAACAAAGCTGCTGAGAGGGTTAATTTGTGGAATAGCTTGAAAGGATATTGTAGTGCTGTTCAGGGGTCTTGGTTGGTTGGTGGAGATTTCAACAATGTATTGCAACCTAATGAGAGACTTGGGGGTGCTCCTGTCTCTCTTGCTGATATAAAACCTTTCCAAGACTGTCTTCATCAGTGTGATCTACAGGATCTTAAGGCCATTGGATCTTATTATACGTGGAACAACAAACAACAG GGTAAACCTAGTGCAAGAAAACATTCTTTCAAGTACTTTAACATGTGGGCTTTGGATGCCAATTTTAAGCAAGTTGTCAGCACAGGTTGGAATAGGATTGTTCAGGGGAATTTTATGTTCCAACATGTGAAGAAATTGAAGGGTCTCAAGTATGACCTTAAGGCTCTGAATAAAGGGGATTTGGGAGATATTGAGAATAAGGTGAAAGTGGCTAAATTGGCTCTATCTCAGATACAAATGGCTCTTATTCATAATCCTATGGATCACATTCTGCTTGATACACAAAGGAAGGTAGCTGATGAATTGATTGTGTTACAAAAGGCTTGGCATATGTTCTTGGATCAGAAGGCAAAGTTGGATTGGATTAATATGGGTGATGACAACACTCATTATTTTCATGCTCATATTAAGACTAGAAGAGCAAAGAATAAGGTGTTACAGATTCATGATCAGCAAGGTAATTTGTGCACCTCTAGTTCGATATTCAGAGCATTTATTCATTATTATGAGAATTTACTAGGGAGTAGTACCCCTGTTGATCCTGTTTGTGACTACATTGTGAGTGATGGCCCTATTCTGAACATGGCTCACCATGAGATCCTCCTGGCTTCTGTGACACCTACAGAGATCAGAAATGCCATGTTTGATATTGGTGGTAATAAAGCTCCTGGCCCTGATGGCTTCAGCAGCCAATTTTATAAAGATACTTGGGACATTACCGGGGATAATGTGATTTCTCTTTGTCCAAGAATTCTTTTCAAATGGTAA